In Triticum dicoccoides isolate Atlit2015 ecotype Zavitan unplaced genomic scaffold, WEW_v2.0 scaffold1607, whole genome shotgun sequence, one genomic interval encodes:
- the LOC119344246 gene encoding endoglucanase 14-like encodes MVGSARVLLVAAVVGFLATTACEAAQPDYAAALTKSLLYFEAQRSGRLPPTQRVQWRANSALKDGADHGVDLTGGYYDSGDNVKFGFPMAFTVTMLSWSVVEHRGRLAAAGELGHALQAVRWGADYLAKAHARPDVLYVNVGDGNSDHACWERPEDMDTPRRAYMVNATHPGSDVAAETSAALAAASVAFTGPHGDPRCASALLKHAKQLFQFAKNHRGLYQNSIPSARSFYSSSGDEDELLWAAVWLYIATGHHEYKAYIAGDNNVGGVRQSLSWDDKFVGAQALVAKLILQGKLPNNGRHAEMRSNVESFLCNVVQHGDGRSGRLTPGGMLYLQPWSNLQDVTTAMFVLVTHADHLAAARASLQCGGVRLPPAQLVSFARSQVDYILGKNPMKMSYMVGVGKRYPTQPHHRGASLPSLTNNPGKISCGKGSEYFHRSAPNLNVIDGAIVGGPDNNDHYD; translated from the exons ATGGTGGGTAGTGCTAGGGTGCTGCTCGTAGCCGCCGTGGTAGGGTTTTTGGCAACCACGGCGTGCGAAGCTGCCCAGCCGGACTACGCCGCCGCGCTCACCAAGTCGCTGCTCTACTTCGAGGCGCAGCGCTCCGGCAGGCTGCCGCCGACCCAGCGCGTCCAGTGGCGCGCCAACTCGGCCCTCAAGGACGGCGCCGACCACGGG GTGGATCTCACCGGCGGCTACTACGACTCCGGCGACAACGTCAAGTTCGGGTTCCCCATGGCGTTCACGGTGACGATGCTGTCGTGGAGCGTGGTGGAGCACCGGGGCCGGCTGGCCGCGGCGGGGGAGCTGGGCCACGCTCTCCAGGCGGTGCGATGGGGCGCCGACTACCTGGCCAAGGCGCACGCCCGCCCCGATGTGCTCTACGTGAATGTCGGCGACGGCAACTCCGACCACGCTTGCTGGGAGCGGCCGGAGGACATGGACACGCCCCGGAGGGCCTACATGGTGAACGCCACCCACCCGGGCTCCGACGTCGCAGCCGAGACGTCGGCGGCGCTGGCCGCGGCCTCCGTCGCGTTCACGGGGCCGCACGGCGACCCCCGGTGTGCGTCGGCGCTTCTGAAGCACGCGAAACAG TTGTTTCAGTTCGCCAAGAACCACCGTGGCCTCTACCAGAACAGCATTCCATCGGCCAGAAGTTTCTACAGTAGCAGCGGCGACGAG GACGAGCTGCTGTGGGCAGCTGTCTGGCTCTACATCGCCACCGGCCACCACGAGTACAAGGCCTACATCGCCGGCGACAACAACGTCGGCGGGGTGCGGCAGTCGTTATCCTGGGACGACAAGTTCGTCGGAGCCCAGGCACTGGTCGCCAAG CTCATCCTCCAAGGGAAGCTGCCCAACAACGGCCGCCACGCCGAGATGAGGAGCAACGTGGAGAGCTTCCTCTGCAACGTCGTTCAGCACGGTGACGGCCGCAGCGGGCGGCTCACCCCGGGCGGCATGCTCTACCTGCAGCCCTGGTCCAACCTGCAGGACGTCACGACGGCGATGTTCGTCCTCGtcacgcacgccgaccacctggcgGCGGCAAGGGCTTCCCTGCAGTGCGGCGGCGTGAGGCTACCGCCGGCACAGCTCGTCTCGTTCGCCCGGTCACAGGTGGACTACATCCTTGGCAAGAACCCCATGAAGATGAGCTACATGGTTGGGGTAGGAAAGAGGTACCCGACGCAGCCGCACCACCGCGGCGCGTCGCTGCCGTCCCTCACGAACAACCCGGGGAAGATCTCCTGCGGCAAGGGATCCGAGTACTTCCACAGGTCTGCGCCCAACTTGAATGTGATTGACGGCGCCATCGTCGGAGGGCCTGACAACAACGACCATTACGAC